CTGCCTGCGCCGGAGCGCTGCACCAAACCCGTTGCGGTGACGCCGAACTCGACTGCGCGGCGGGTCAATAGTGATTGGTCGGGCACCGAGCCAGGACGGTTTACCATCGGTGAAAGTCGCTTTCCTGGCTTGGGTTCACCTCGGTCTGCCACTTGCGCGCCCGGACCGACCCGCGAACGCGGCCGCGAACGCCGCCCACAGCGAGCATCCCACCGCGCACACCGCACCGGCCGCACCGATGTAAAGGCCGTATTCGGCCGACACGGGTGGGTTGACGTTGAGCTTGTAGTACCACACCGTGAGCGCGACGATGAGCAGCGAAACGATCAGCGCGGAAATCGATGAGAGCCTCACCGACAGGCCGCTCCCCACCATCGCCCCAGCCACCAGCAGCGTCGAGGACAGCAAGACGATCAGCTGACCCGCACCGAACCCGTGCGGAAGTTCCAAGCTGCCGTGCGTGCCCCCGATAGCGTTGACCCAGCCTCCGCCGCCAACCGTCGTCGTCAACCACGGCATCCAGGCGCTGGCCGCGATGACCACAGCGAAAAGTGCCACGAGCCAGCCGGGGCGTACGGGGCGAGTCACAGTTGCGACATTAGAGCGTGCCGGACCGATTGCCGCCCGGCACACGCGGTACGGCCCGGACGGAACCGGTGGGTATCGCACGCCGACGCGAGCAGGCGTCCATCAATCGCGGGAGGCGCAACCATCCCCTTTGTGTCCATTCGGCCGACGGCCATGGCCCAGCTTGTGCGGCATCGTGGCAGGCAAGTTCGCCCGCAAGCACGAGAATCCGGTATCACATCTGCGAGCACGAAGGGTTTCCAACGTGGCTGATTTGAGTGGGTCTACTGGGGTTACGCTGGCAGCCCCACGCGGCGATCGACCGACGGTAGCCGCTGTGACAGAACTTCCCGAGTGGGCGCGCCTGCTGGACTTGGATCCCCACCCCGAAGGTGGCTGGTTCCGGGAAACGTGGCGCAGCGATTTGATCATCAGCCGATCGACCCTGCCCACGGACTACACCGGTCCGCGCAACGCCGGAACGGCGATCCTTTTCCTACTGATGCCTGGCCAGCACTCGGCCTGGCACACCGTGCGTGGCCCCGAATTGTGGCTTCATCACCGCGGCAGCCCCGTCGTCCTCGAAGCGGGACCCGAAAGAAACTG
The nucleotide sequence above comes from Mycobacterium decipiens. Encoded proteins:
- a CDS encoding cupin domain-containing protein — translated: MTELPEWARLLDLDPHPEGGWFRETWRSDLIISRSTLPTDYTGPRNAGTAILFLLMPGQHSAWHTVRGPELWLHHRGSPVVLEAGPERNCTTTYLLGSDTSGGEHPQLLVPARHWQRARPRDNAPSLVSCVVVPGFDYDDFVLATRT